A region from the Eublepharis macularius isolate TG4126 chromosome 13, MPM_Emac_v1.0, whole genome shotgun sequence genome encodes:
- the LOC129341752 gene encoding uncharacterized protein LOC129341752 yields the protein MAGGSGGRETAVTESQEPVVDLERDWQDDPPPVAVAVDPVDVPGVFRRGRQRILICGHSYVFWAAHQARRTPVGSQLGLSERAEIEWRGRRGLRWSGLLPVLFGMGSGDPPHILVVHLGANDLGLLQGKALSSQALSDMRLIVSRWPGVLIMWSAMIPRRVWREAEDRTAIERARMKANRAIQKGLGEGLGVYLPHPRIRAEFPDLYRGDGVHLSQAGNVIFLTDLRQGLELALGYQWGARA from the exons ATGGCTGGTGGCAGCGGTGGACGCGAGACTGCTGTTACAGAATCCCAGGAGCCGGTGGTGGATCTGGAGCGTGATTGGCAGGACGACCCGCCTCCGGTGGCTGTGGCTGTTGACCCGGTGGATGTTCCTG GTGTGTTTCGCAGGGGACGGCAGCGTAtcctgatatgtgggcacagctaCGTTTTTTGGGCGGCTCACCAAGCGCGAAGGACGCCTGTTGGGTCTCAGCTTGGGCTGAGTGAGCGGGCCGAAATTGAGTGGCGGGGCCGACGGGGCCTCCGGTGGTCTGGCTTGTTGCCAGTGTTGTTTGGTATGGGGAGTGGTGATCCACCTCACATACTAGTAGTTCATTTGGGTGCCAACGATTTGGGCCTTTTACAAGGCAAGGCTTTGTCTTCTCAGGCGCTGTCTGACATGCGCCTCATTGTCTCtcggtggccgggggtgctgattaTGTGGTCAGCAATGATTCCTCggcgggtttggagggaggcagaggatCGCACTGCCATTGAGCGGGCGAGGATGAAAGCCAATAGAGCCATCCAaaagggtttgggggaagggttgGGCGTATATTTGCCccaccctcggatcagggccgagttccccgacctctacagaggtgatggggtgcattTGTCCCAAGCGGGCAATGTGATTTTTCTAactgatttgcggcaagggcttgaGTTGGCCTTGggctatcagtggggcgccagggcctaa